CCAAGAAATACACAGTGCCACTGACCGAGAGTCAGGAGATAGGATGGGTGTCGACTCAACTGGTGAGAAAACAGAGTTTATCAGAAGAACTAACAAAACAGAGGATTATACTTTAACTGGAGGACCTGAATTCTGGAAATAAAGTATAGAATATGGTCGAGGACTTCTAAAGTGGTGATGGTTTAAATCTTTTGaacaagtacatttactcagaaGGAATGATGTTCGGCATTGTACTGAATCTTCATGCACAGTTTTATGCATTACATACCAAACACACAGTACACTAAAAAACTTAGGCTGCTAAATCCACAGCTAGGTAAACAACAGATCTGGGTCATAAAAGTCTTTCAGTGATGTGGAGCATTACAAAAATGAACatcagatattttattattttatttattatctgaaAATCAAACAGTCTGAGCCACAAACAATGACTCCTTATCAAATCCTAATTCTGACCATTTCCCCCACAGATCTCAAACCGCGATGACAAGAGATTCAACTTCTTCCGATCCAGCACAGACGTCACCAAATACAAAGAATCTGCTCTCCGATCATCAAATTAGGCAATGAATATCAAAATGGAAACCTCCGTCAAGAGAACGTCTAGTTCAGATTTATTTGTATTCTCATACAAACACAGGTGTCAGCTCctgaagttgccctttaaaaTCTCCATCTTTGCAAACTCAGAAAAACACTTGCCGGGGAAGCAGAATCACAGGTCTGTACAAAGCACGCTCGCCCATCACATACTAATCATATTAATGAAGGGGAAAGGGCAAAACAGACAGCTGCTCAATATTATAAAATGTCATGTCACATGGGAGAGAATCAATGAGTCAAGGAGCTgagttaggaaaaaaaaaaaaacaacaataccCACCAAACTCCAAAGAGagcacacacagtgaaaatcaACTGGCAAAGAGTTTGGTGTATGTAGTCAGAGAAAGCAGCTTCATAACCGCCTCATGTCACAGGCACGTATGGACGAGAACAgccacaaacaataaaaaccagTCGCGGACATTCAAACTGTTAACTTTTATAAGCCTTGGAGGAAACGCAAGTGGAAAAATAAGTTTTTATATCAGGTGGCCATGTGCAGTCCACTTGTCTTTTCTTCACCAGTGAAGTCTTTCAATTAACGTCTCTTGCAATGTGGCAAGACATCGCTCTCTGTGGCTTTCGGGGGGTTCGGACTCCTCCTTTTTGTTccagacacattttatttaagcGATGATATACAAACAATGTAGAAGAGCCCCCTTCATATCTCCTGAGGTGTGGTGagtggagacagagagcaggtgTGGTAAATCCTGCCTAGAAGCAAACCTAAGCTCAGGCTCTGGACCAAGTTTTTATGAGCGAGACTTCATCTTCTTGCGTACAGACTTGCCCGGTCgcttctgaaaaaaaaaaaaaaaatcagttttcatCTTCAGATCAGCtgttaaaaatgtcaataatgTACTTTGAACATGCAATGCTAGTTTTATTCCAACAGGACGTACATCTTAATAAATGATACACACTTTTGAAAAAGCtgaattttaatcatttttaatgtgaCGTAAACTGGTTGTATTTAGTTTCTATCCATCTTCAACTTCAATTAAAATCAGCAgttgctttatgtgtgtgtgtattactcACATTTTTTCCTACTTTGCCTTTCTTCCCTCCTTTGCCACCCTTCGCATTCGCCACTTTGGCACGGAAACTGGAAACGTCATTGTGGCTCTCCTTTGTGTTCCATTTCTTTCCACTCTTCTTGCCTCCGAAGCCAAACTTCTGGTCCTTAAATTTTCTCTTGGCATTGGGGCTGTCAAAGTACCAGTTCAATTTTAGGAATGCCGCAAATGTCATGAGGATTATTACGAGGGATATTTATGACATGTGCAGCAGTGAAACTAAACACCTTACCCCTTCTTGTTCAAAGCTTTCTTTGAGCCCTGAGTGGACTCTTTACCCATCTTCTGATCTCCATCCAAGAAATCCAGTTTGTCTGTCATTcctattaaaaacagaaaaaagcagaaTAGTTACTTTCAGttgattttagaaaaaaaaacacactcttaCAAAGATGATGTTGATTGTAGGTAATCATTTTTCCAGTTTATGTGCAGGGTAAATTTAAgggaggattaaaaaaaaaaaaaaaaatcacacttcTAAAAACCCACCTTTCTGGTATTTCTTTACAGCATTCATCATagctttcttttccttttgtctcttCTGGATCACTTCTATTTGGACCTGGCAtatgttaaaaagtaaaaagttaatTCTTCACtcaaggaaaaaaggaaaatattctGTAAGCCTGTGGGGCAGACAAATTAATCTGCCGCAACAATTCCAGTGAACTGAAAACAGGGACCAACCTTTTTGCCAAACTTTCTTTGCTCACGCAGTTTCTTGGCCTTCTCCGACTTCTCCAGTATCGTCTGCTTTGAGATGAGCCTTTTCCTAATCtggacagagaaacaaaaagcattattatatatattaaattcttaattaaaattaaatcccTATTAATTATAAGTAAGCCACAATAAACAAATTGCCTCTGTGACACCTTACAGGTGATGAGGCCCATAGAACTGCTCACCTTCTGCATGTGCTGGTCTGACTTGGCCATCTCTGCAAAATAATCGTCAGGCCTCTTTGTGGATATACCGTTCTTGTTTAGGAGAGGCAATGCTTGTAAAGCTGTAGCTTGAGCTTGACGGTAGCTGCAAATGAACAAACGTAAAGGTTAAAGATGCACTGTCGGTGACACgattacatttagcagacgcttttatccaaagcgacttacaaggaggtcttgcctactggaggtaggccacagctgggatttgaaccccagtctcccacatgagAGACTACCACCACACTAACCAGCCAATTAGATGTTTAATCAGGTGAATCAAAAACTCCATATATTCCCAAAAAGATGTAGGTGTTTACACTGCACAagacaaaatacatttgtagcaatgtgtcagtgtgtgttaaatACAGAATCTTCTTATCTACCCCtatatcattaaaatgtaattgtgttaTAAAATACTGTCTAACAGGAGAGATTAATTTGTAAGTGGATAGTAAGTTACGTACAAGAACATTTCCCTCTGGAAATCATCGTCTGCATTGACTTCTCCATTGGTCACATTTGGTACTTTTCCTTCAACCTTGGAAAGAGGATCTTCAGCAGGAAGGTTGGTCAGATCCAACCTCTCAACCCAGGGAAGATCTTTACGGAAGTCTGCAAGGCACTGTTTCAACCCCTCCTACATCATAACATACATAAGATAGTatttaacaaaacacttttCCACATATATACATAGGTTCATGCTATgagaacaacaaaacatgttaacacgtaaacattttaacatttcatgttCATAATTACTGACTCACCACATTGTTGACAGACTTTTTGGGTTTTTCCACCAAAACGTTCATCCCTGCTTTCAACAACCCCTTGGCGAAAGCTTCTTGTAGCTACAATATAAGTTTAGAACATATGATatgtcttgtgtttttaattaacagcACAATGTATAAACAGATTAAttttagctaacgttagcttcaTCTGTGTTAACGCTGTCTCCTCATCAAATTGTAAACAAGTGTCAAATCCACATCttttatataaatttatattaaaaacatactTTACAGAGTTAGTttacagcaacaataataaaagcCCTCATAACACATAAGCTTTTGTGCTGAGTAGGTGACATAGAAATATCTAAAAACCTGGAATaggttagctaacgttagccgcTGCTAGCATGCCCGGAGAAAACTCACCTCACTGTCCGATAAATCACTATTTTCCTCCTCATCTGACTCCTGGACGAGCATCACGTCCTCCTCTGCAAAATCCATGATCCTGCTTCTAAGAACAGGGGAAAATGTGATTGAACCGCCCTCAAAGATGAAGAACACTGATGAGAACTGATGTGGTTGTGCTGCTCCTCACATGTAGAGACAGTTTCACGTGGGGAGGAAGTGACGTCGTGAAATGTTCCCACCAACACAGTCCTCCGGCGGAAACGATGTGTTACCTCTAAGGTTCCTAcgtgacaataaaaaaacaaccacaaaaaaactaataaataaataaatactactaataatattaataataatttacgacgttattgattgatttattattcGGATATgtatggatagatagatagatagatagatagatagatagatagatagatagatagatagatagatagatagatagataattagatagatagataattagatagatagatttgcCAAGAAGAACAATTTATGCAGATCAATGTCTGAAGTAAATTCTCTCACAAAATCTACCTTTAAATCGTTACTGGTGTGATTGTGTAAATGAGGCCCCATGAGTTTCACTTGCCACCTCTTCAAGACTGATACTATTAATGTTCACTTTTTAAAGGCTCTCCTTCCTAAGTCAATTTCTGTCACTTTGACATGGCTCGATTGAGAGAAATGTCTGCAGTGTTGGCTCTGTGTCACTGTAGATTTGGCCTCCGGAAGAGATCAAGGCAGGAGTGGCCAATAACCCGTGCAACCCTCACTAAAGGTGATTTCTGCATGCAACcatgtttattaattaattaaaaaacgGATACTAGTTCTCAGatgtttacttctttattagCCTAAATATATTATCTGTACTTGTCTCCTATGTCTGTGTCCAAGCTCTGCATATTTTAAACCAGTGATTACAAACTGAACATCTtatcaaacatgtttgtgctggACACAATCTCTCTGAGATTTCCCTGTACCTGAAACACatgcattttgtttctttttctggaGGGAATTTAAAGGCCATAGGCCACAAATGTCCAAACTTTGCAGTACTGAGAAGGTCAGAGTACTGTGTGCAGCCTGAAGCACAGTCACTGTATAatgcaggaagaaaaaagatAGGAATCACAATCATTCACTTTTATGTTGTCCACAGACAGTTTGTATTCTTCTTTTGTAGTCACATAGCAGTTGTGAGTGGAGGGATTGCAGTTATAGCCTGAGTGTGCACATGCTGAATGCTAATGGTGTGCTTTGGCCAGCGACCATGAAAGTATCTTTGGCGAGTTTGGAGTGTTTGAGCAAGAAGGTGTCAACCATGATGTTGTACTGCACATCTGACCAAAAGACAAATCACGCTACATTGATAATTCTCAGGATGGTACAAACACATAACTGTTGCATTTGcataacacatttacagtacatacacaaCCAAACAATGTTTTAGAGTTTGTAGTTAAGGTATTTGTTTAATTAGACAATACTAATTCGGTTGTGTACTTTTGCAGGATGCTATTTGTGATTGTGTTGAACAGATACTGTATCCCCCAGGGGGCAAAAGCATCTGCAGACTTTCATTTCAACCATTAATTAGAGTAACAGATCATCAGTAATCAACATGCTTCTAACCAGAAATTACAATAGGAAGTCAGCTGCAGTTGGCACCAGAGCGGTAATTTTCCAGCAATTTGCCAGTTTTCACTGTTCTGCTTTTGTTATTGTGGCAGGAGTCAACTGAGGCAAATTattgtgttttgaaatgaacaaagatcttatcaaaatgtaattgaatACGTTTGACAAAAtacaagagtttttttttttttttatgttctggTTTCGGGAAAACAATAATTCTATAAGATGCACTTGTAGGGCTGTTAGTGTCCTGTCCTGAAAAAGTTTGTTAATTTCTTTCCTTTCCGTTCTCCCTACATCAAACTCTGTTATTGTCAAATCTGTGTTCTTGTCTGTTTGAGTCATCGTCTCTATAATGGGGGTTTGCAGCATCAGACACAAGCACCTGtaccagaaaaaaaatgtgcagtCATCTTGTGGCAgaatgatttttattataacTGCACTGTGATAGATTCAGAGATGTCCCTTGTAATACAGTATTCTCCCCACTTAAAAGCTTTTTCTGGCTACACTGACATTATTTGCACTTTACTTGTACTTTATATTAAAACTAGTTACTCACTGATTAGGACTCACACACTAGAGAGCtggtattaaaatgtgtgacatCCTTTTTTAAATTAGGGCTATGCTTGTCAAATTCACTAAGAGGAAGACTTCTAAGATTTCTAGTATTTAATCAtgtaaaaagtcaaattattttccAACTCAAATCATTAGAGAAGTTACTCCAACTATAATACTAGATTGCAACTGGAAAAACGGGATACTAAGGATTTCTGTGATGACTACCACTGTTCATTTTAGATGCCATCACTCTCTTTCAGTGGCTTATCCTCCTAGTCCTCAAAGCAGAGACTGCTTGATCTCCTCTGACAGTGACATTCTTTCCATTGTAATGGAAATCGATATTTGGATCTGTACTTCACCACCCTTAATTCTTCAATTCTCTGCATGGTTAGATCCCCACTCTGAAACATCTTCAAAGGGAAAAATACCATAATTTCCATTTCTGTCATTATAATCGCTTGAGCCAGACAGAAATACAGTCCATTGAATTCTCATCTCACTGTCGCTCTTCATCTCAGAGCGACAGGCTGCTTCCTGACAGCAGATCAAAAATGAGTTGGTTTCACTCTGTCAAGCTCCTCTCTTAGTGTTATTCCTGGCTGCTGGAGTTTgggttttaaaaacacagtcatgaaTGTGTGGGCCTTAGTTGGATGAGTGGCCTAGCTCCTGTGGCACTCAATCAAGAGCTCTCGGGACATGCAAGTAAACAATGGTCTGGATAAATGACTGGGAATGCTATTTTAGGTCATTTTGTCCTGATCTGTTCTATCTTGAGTGGATATTCATTCCCTTCTCTTCCATCAAAACATCCGTGACATGACTGCTAAAGAGTTGGCCTGTACTCGGGACTCTGTCCCTCACTAGCAATATGCTGTTGTCTTCTACCTACAACAAAGAGGGCTATTAAGCATCCAGGTTCACTACATGCAAGGACTGGGCTCAGTAAAAAGTACAAACCATGCCTATTAATGGCTGACATGTCTTTATATAAGAGGACAACCACACTCGCACTTCTTTTTGCAAACCAGCAGAATAGAAAGGCACAGTCTCCTTGTTTTGAAGCTAGAGGCAAATGCATGGATTGATTTCTCATTCATTGCACAGCAAGACTTTGGGGTTTTACAatttatataaaacacagactttAGCTCTTGAGGGTAATGTATAAGTTATCTTCAGAGCTCATCAGCATTCATGAATGGCCATGCGCCTCGTGGTTTTTGGTGTCTGTCCTGGGTGTTTAATAATACTGTCATGGTTGCCGAAAGTAAGTGAACAATAGTGAAAATGAGCATTTGACTCAAGAGGGAAAAGTTAATGTTCATGTGAAATATCAGGTCTGACTGAGTGAATCTTAGTTCTGCTCATCTGAGGTTATAGTTCAACCCTCGTTGCATGACTATGCACGAGaataatgttttcatcaaactACTATTCCCACAATGAAGAAGAGCACGTTGTGAAAAGGGGAGGGGGGAATGAGCAGTAGTCAATGCAGGGACTACATATTCTTATAATTGCAACTTCAGCCAAATTATAAGAAGCAGCACTTTTTTATCAGAGGTTCTCCAGATGGTccctttttaacattttgtgcaGATTCCCTGACTGTAGAAAACTGTTATTTGGCTAAACTCAAATGGGAAAAGCAAACCGGCCCTCATGATTTGTAAACAGCAAAAATGTTGAgctcatcctctcctctcctctcctctcctctcctctcctttcctctcctctcctctcctctcctctcctctcctctctcttatTCCCCTTTGAATCAATAATGGAAATTAGTAAAAGGTGATAGTGATGCAGACTGACCACTAGTGAGTTGGATACAACATGTATTTATAGAAAAAGAGCCACTTTCCCTTGTTAAGGAAACCAGTATAGGTCCTGTGCTTCATCAAAATGCATGTTGTCAGGACCACTAGGTCCCCCTAGAGGCTTAAATGTGTATTACACACCACAACGCAAGCTGTCACGttcctactgctgctgctgctgctgctgatgtagGTCAGTACGTTTGTgctgaaaaaatatatttttataaagttaagcactttaaatatttttacccCAAAGTGATCATGACTTTATTGAGAGCAGCTTGCATTTTATGGCTTTGCACATATTGCTTTCCCCACCTACTACCTCCAATGCTTTATATGAGCTGTAAGATACTGTACCTATACAGAGTGAGAAATAATAGGCTTCACAAGGTTGTATGGTTTGCTTTCATGGGAGTGTTTTACTCTCCAACCAATCAGTGTGTTATACCCCCATATGACCAGGTGTTCTATTGCTCAATGGAGGCATTTTAAGTATCAGCACTTCTCTGTGACTTTCTGTACTCGTGTCCCTCTCATCATCTGCTTTCTCCTTGTCTAAATGAAGTGAAAATTGCATACTTGCATTACAGTGTCCCGGTGCATCACTGGAACAGGACACACGCCGaatgaattacaaaaaaaacaccacGTCTGTGTCTCAACACTAAGCTGCTCTTATATTCTCCTGTGTGTTTctcaacatttgtctttgtctcttccaTATACaaacaaagtttttcttctctatcaaactgaaataactcaCCGAGAGCTTTATTTATGACCAGACTGGTCTGTTTGCcctgtaataataaaactacaCCCATATCCCCAACAGATGTGTGTTAGCCATGTAGTGTTAAGGTGTATGACACACCATAACAAACTAATTGAGCCCTTTGAAAATACCTTTCTTAATGTATTCTTCTTGAAATGTGGTCAGAACAACATCTGAGTTACAATAGTAAACAGCGGAGTGGACTTAACacacaaatcattaaaatgcttaaatgtattattcaaacatttaaaggaaaCGGATGCAAAttgaaaaactatgtgaacccaCAAGACCTCAACAAAAGCAGGGTCAGCACAAACCACACTGGAGTTGTGGGTTAGAGTTACTTTGAAATATTCAAACATTTGGAGTTCACAGGGAACATCTGCTTATGTGAGCCTATGGGAAAAAGAAATCttacaatcaagaattgttgcATTTGTAGAATTAGCATGAACCATGTTCATAAGTCTGCCTTATGTAAATTATAGTGCACAGTTGCAGGGAGCATGTTCATGGCAGGGCACAGTGGAAAAGCTGCTGCTCTCCAAAAATAACATCACAGGTGACCTGAAGTTTAACATAGAGCACGCATGAAAACACTCATGTGAACTCACTCACATTGTTTAGGAAGAACATGCAGAGTTACGTAGGTGTAAAAGAGGCTGAAAATAGTGCCCCAATGGTAAATTACCTGTAAAGGGAACGTTATGATTTGGGTGTCCACCATGTCAAACTCGGTAGAAGCTaagtgatgcagcaggacgGTGAAGTTAACCAAACAGAGGTACTGCAGATTGACCTAAAGAGAATGTTTCACACCAAGGCTGATCTGAAACAGTTCTGCAAGAAAGTATGGCCCAACATTTCTCCTGAAAGTTGCACGTCTAATCTGCAGCTACACAAAGTAATTGTTAGAAGTTACTACAATgtgactactgcaatgtcttgCTGACAGGGTCGCCAGtatgcaccatcaaacccctcccGATGatccaaactgcagcagcatgtctcatttttgatcagccaaaaaggacacatcACACCacttcagatctctgcactggcttcctgtagctgtctgCGTCAGGTTAAAAGCCTAAAAATCCTGGTTTACAATCCCTTTCGCTCACTGCGTTCTGCAAGCAAATGACATGAGGTGAGGTAATCCGCTCGCCTCTCCTCAAAATATCCCAGGTAGGTTACACGATGGTGGAACAATCCAtccattttatatatattatatattatatttctgcacttaaaacctttaaaacagcTCTTCCTGGAGCACTTTACTTGGCTTAGGTATTGGCTATTGgttttgtacctcacttgtacgtcgctttggataaaagagtctgccaaatgactaaatgcaaatgtactgCTGTCAAAGGAAGTTCAAgcagtaagtaaataaatagtttaaacTTTACTTAACAGTGTGGTCATAATAGGTTATTAGTGAACCCAGCACActtctcattttgtttctttgtgtacCACTGAAGTGCAGCCTGTGTGTCATACATAAGCAAACACTGTAGTAGAACATTGACTGTGAACACTCAAAGATTAGCGGGTATTGCACAGTATGTAGGATGAATAGTCAACTCTTATGAATGTACAGATCTAGAAGAAGGAAAGAATCTGCGTTATTCACTGTTTACGGCAGAATATTAGATGTTGAACTATCCATATATACTTTGTTTGGTTAAATGCAAACTGTTTTGGTCTAGAAAACACTGtcttaaaatgaaatagaaagtcgttttttaacatctgtgtttcatGGTTGTTGCACAGAAACTaccatgtttgtattttacaggcAATGACTCTAGCACATTTTGGCCCCATACTACCTCATTATATAGATGACAGTGACTTAAGaagctgttgtgtgttttggacaAGGCTATTACAGGTTGGTACAGACGCACAAACTAGAGCTGGAGCACCTCGTTCATCTGTGGGCTGAGCTTTAGGGATTTATCTAAAGAGGTGTCCTGGTGGACTTTTATGAAACGTTTAAaggcttcttcctctcttccttctctgctGTGCTTTTTCCTGGcttccttcttttctccctcattcctcatctctgtgtccttcctctaTCTTGACACTGATTAGAAGCGAAGAGACAAATTAATAGGGGGGAGCACCGGGCTGCCAGCTTTCTCTGATGAAGGACATCCACAGAATTTTTAAGGGAAATGCGATGTCAACTTCCATCAGTGCTAAAGGAGCaaggtgtgtgaatgtgtgtgtgtgtttgtgtggtaaagaaggagcaggagcagaGTAGGACCCATGCATAATCACCTTATTATATTCTTGTGAATGGAATAGTGAATTGATCTGATTAGAGGCAGGATGAAAAGAGAAGGGGAGAGGCCTGGCATGTAGATCAGCTTCCTatgaaagaagaggaaacaggagagaaggaaggaagaagacGTGGAAGGAGGAGGCGGGAGGTGGGGATGGAAGAACAAGCAGAGCATGTGTAAAAGGGGATGACAAAGAAGATAAAGAGAACGGAggataaaagaggaaaagatgacGAGGATGGAAAAGAATTTGAGCCAATAtgaaacagaggaaggagaaagcAATCTCATCTCGGTGTCCATTTAATGGCTGTTCTGGAACTTTTGATTGAGTCGCACGATCTCAagcctgtctcctaaaaattacgATCCCATGCAGCTAGACTGGGTTTCCTCAGAAGctgttttttctatttacagTCATGGAACAGTTCAAAAATGTTCTGAGCACTTTGAGCACTTGTTGTCCTTGCTGGTTGTTTGCAATGTCAAGAATAGACTCAGTGAGAAAGTACATTAAGATGCTGGTCTTCT
This genomic window from Anabas testudineus chromosome 4, fAnaTes1.2, whole genome shotgun sequence contains:
- the ebna1bp2 gene encoding probable rRNA-processing protein EBP2 — translated: MDFAEEDVMLVQESDEEENSDLSDSELQEAFAKGLLKAGMNVLVEKPKKSVNNVEGLKQCLADFRKDLPWVERLDLTNLPAEDPLSKVEGKVPNVTNGEVNADDDFQREMFFYRQAQATALQALPLLNKNGISTKRPDDYFAEMAKSDQHMQKIRKRLISKQTILEKSEKAKKLREQRKFGKKVQIEVIQKRQKEKKAMMNAVKKYQKGMTDKLDFLDGDQKMGKESTQGSKKALNKKGPNAKRKFKDQKFGFGGKKSGKKWNTKESHNDVSSFRAKVANAKGGKGGKKGKVGKNKRPGKSVRKKMKSRS